The bacterium genome segment CGATTCATTTCAAAACGGCGCTAATTTCGATCCTATTACGGCAGTGTGGCGTAGCGATGGAACTTTACTTGGAGAAAATGACGATAATGATACCATAAATCCCGCAACTCAAACCTACTGGGATTCAGGGCTCTATTTTGCTTCTCTGGCTGCCGGGGATTATCTTTTTACCGTTGCAGCATATTCCAATTTTGCAAATGGACCAACCTTAGCAGATGGTTTTCGGTTTGATGGCGATATTCCTATCCCAATCGAAAACTGGTGGGTACAGGCTCCAGGATATTACCATGTATGGCTTGATGGAGTTGACAATGCAGCACCGGTCCCAGAACCTGCTACTTACCTGCTTTTCCTCTTCGGTTTAGCAGGATTGGTAGGAGTAAAGAAGAGATTCAGTTGATAGCACTTCCTATCGGATATTGAAAGGCAGAGCCGATAAAGGCTCTGCCTTTTTTGTTGCTTTCAGTACTGATCATCCCTCAAATAGATTTGTTACCCAATGAATGGTTAAGAATTAAAGGATTACCAAGACAGGGGGAATAACTGTTCCGGAACTTACTTGGCTATCAAGGCCAGCCCAGGTAAATTACCAGAATATGTTTCCAGCAGTATTTAAATTTTCGCCAGTCAGACCGGCTCAGCCAACTTTGGCCTGCGCCCCAACCTTGGACCTTGGCCATCCTTAACAGGTCAGATGGAGAGCGGCCACTACCTTTCTGATGGCTGACAGCTTATTGCAGGTTTTCCAGGCGTTAACAGTATCTTCAACGATCAGGATTATTCCCTGATCAGCGACCTGCCTCCTGAGTCCATCAGGAACCCTCATGCAGCCCGCATATCCGGTACCTACGATCAGTATATCTGGCCTCGATTCCAGCGCATCCTCGATATCTTCAAGACTGAGCACGTGCCCCTCTTTTCGCCACCAGGGGGAAATGACCCTGTCAGGAAATATTTTGAGATCCGAATCATAACGGACCCCATCAATGACGATGGAACCAAAAGTATAATCCTCAATGGTCATATCCCGTTGTTCCTCCCCTTCCTTCCCCTGAAACTGTCCCCCTGTATCCCCCTGAAATCATCGAATCCAGGGATATGATAATGATTAGATCGGAGGGAACAGGAACGACAGAGGAGTAAAAATCGGAGGAATGAATAAAGGAGAGGCTGCCGGAGGTAACAGTGCAGGTGTTGTCAGCGGTACAGTCGCTGTCAGGGTTGGAGCGACGGCGGTTGGGGCCGCAATCCCCGGAATGGGTGTTATCGGTACAGGAATGGTCACAGGTGCAGTCACTGCTGTCGGCACCGTGACCACCTGAGTAGGAGCCGACACCGATATGGCCGGAGCTATCAGAGAAAGGTCAAAATTGCCTGCATCACCTTTGGAATAAAGCTGATCATAGAGCACATACCGCCCGGTGATATTCTCCGGGTCAACTAAAGTGCAATCCAGTTTCAGTGACCATTCTTTCAAAAGTAAATCAATATATGTTCCGGTGAGGACAAAGGTGGAGTCTACCGGATCGAATGTACCTGACACATCGACCGGGCCGGTAAGGTATCTGTTGAGCAGCAGCGTGCAGCTTCCCGATAGCTCACGGGTAACGGGAGCTTCAACCAGATCAAGAGTCATTTTGCCGGTTGAAGATGTCTTGACCAGGCTGAACCATGTTCCCTCCCATGAACCTGCCTGCTCGGCTGCAATAAATGACCTGACAACCCGCTTCCCCTGCTGTTTGCCAGCCGTATTCAGGGGAAGCTCGGCAGACGGATTCGGAGCGGCAGCCGAAATAGTTGATGACTGGCTGCTCATCAGTCCGGCCCAAGGGCCAAAGGCCAGTAAATAGGCAAGACTTACAGGATCATAGAAGCCGCCATAACCATAGATTCCAATCCCTCCCAGGCCTAAAAAGCCGAATGCGCCGAGTGCACCCAATCCGCTCAACCCGTTCAATCCGATGCCCCCATAGGGACTGCCGAGAATTCCCAGGGCATAGGGGGACGCCCCGCCAAAACCGAGAGGTCCAAACAGCAACCCTCCCTGCTGGCCATACCATCCTCCCAAGCCCAGGCCCACTCCCCCAAGACTGGAAAAACCTAAAGGATAGGAGCCGCCACTGCCAAACAGGCTGTAAAAGGCGTATGAATCCGGAGAGCCGTTCAAGAAAAAAAACGAGAACAGAAAAACGGTGAGCAGCAGAGAAAAGTGAGCTGTAGTGATCCATTTCTTGACGGCCGCAGAAGCCATGTAGTATTCCCCCCTCAATAGTCCTGAAAAAGCAAAGCCGGATCCTTCGAGCCTTCTCGTACGTATTTCCCGATCCTGGTGCCTGTTTGCAGACTTTTCACAAAACCGATCCCGGCCTGATGCCTATCCATGAGATCCCCAAGGAGATTGGCTATTTGCCATATTTTCTCCTTCCCCTCTGGATATACTCCTGGCACCATATCGGGCTCAAGAGCAGCAAACAGCATGCCAGGCAGAAGAGGGTACGGTAAACGATGATTAAGCCAAAATTTCACCTGGTAACTATTACCAAGGACGATAAATGTTATGACAAAATGAGTAAAATTTTCCTTTGTTCTATCGTTTTTTCAAGCTTGACAATCAGAATCAACTGAGGTAATACTTAAAAGTTTTCAGAGAATTAGAGTCATCGGTCTACAGGAAAGAGCACACCTCAGGAATTCACAGTCTGGATCACGCATACCACATTTTTTATAAGGGATGGGGGCTTAGTATGAGGAGAGAATCAACAATCAAATCAAAAAAGGAAAAGTCATCAGCAGCCGCAGCACCAAAAACCAAAAAACTATCGCGCACTCACAAGCCAGAGGACATGACCGTGGAGCAATGGCAGGTGGAACTGCGCCGGCAGTTCGGCCGTGAGCAGAACTTTCTGATGGAAAACATCGGGGATCACCCGGTCTTTTCGGATTTCGCCATTACCAATCCTGCTACCCGAAAAACCTATCGCGTGGTGATCAGGGGCGATCGGATCGGATTGAACTATTGCTCCTGCCCTGACTTCAGTGTAAATACCCTGGGTACCTGTAAGCATATCGAGTTCACGCTGGCGATGCTGGAAAAAGACGAGCAGGCCGTGCAGATGCTTCGGGCGGGCTATGTTCCGCCATTCTCGGAAATCCGCCTCCAGTATGGTGCCCGGCGCAGAGTACTGTTCTTATCGGGTAAGGAGTCTCCCCGGGAACTGGCGCAGCTCGCTGATCGATACTTTGACCATGAAGGCTTTTTACATGACGATGCCTTCATCCGCTTCGATGCTTTTCTCGAAGAAGCCAGACGGTTCGATCCGGAGCTTCGCTGCTATGACGATGCGCTGGCTCTTGTCGCTGAAAAGCGGGATGCCGAGCACCGCCGCGCTGTCGTTCATCAGCGCTACCTCACCAACGGAGGTGAAGAGCGGATGAACACGCTTTTGAAAGTAGCCTTATATCCCTATCAGCGCGAGGGCGCCCTGTTTGCCGCCCAGGCTGGCCGGGCCCTGATTGCCGACGATATGGGACTTGGCAAAACCATCCAGGCTATTGCCGCCGCTGAAATCATGGCCAGGGAATTCGGTGTGGAAAAGGCTCTCATTGTCTGCCCGACCTCGCTGAAATATCAATGGAAATACGAGATAGAAAAATTTTGCGACCGATCCGCCCTCGTGATCGAGGGACTGTTACCTGCCCGGCGCAAGCTGTACCAGGCGGAGGCTTTCTTCAAAATCATCAACTATGAGATGCTCTCACGGGATCTGGAGATCATCATGGCCCTGTCGCCGGACCTCATCATCCTCGACGAGGCTCAGCGGATTAAAAACTGGAAAACGAGGACCGCGCAATGCGCCAAGCAGATCCAATCCGATTACGCCATCGTTTTGACCGGAACACCGCTGGAGAACCGCCTCGAAGAGCTTCATTCCATTGTCGAATTTGTCGATCGCTATAAGCTTGGCCCCTTATTCCGCTTTTTAGCCAATCATCAGATTACCGATCAGCAAACAGGCAGGGCCGTAGGGTACCAGAATCTCAAATCGATCGGTGAAACCCTGGCCCCTATCCTGCTGCGGCGAACCAAGAAAGAGGTACTTCAGCAGCTCCCCGAACGAATGGACAAAAACTTTTTTGTACCCATGACCCAAAAGCAGCGGGAGTATCATGACGAAAATCGCGACATCGTGGCCAGAATCGTAGCCA includes the following:
- a CDS encoding DVUA0089 family protein, producing MAIALSLGLFFLSSILIPSPAAASTFDFDGYITYHNDVVPIAFTLNNDATDVRVWTDSFQNGANFDPITAVWRSDGTLLGENDDNDTINPATQTYWDSGLYFASLAAGDYLFTVAAYSNFANGPTLADGFRFDGDIPIPIENWWVQAPGYYHVWLDGVDNAAPVPEPATYLLFLFGLAGLVGVKKRFS
- a CDS encoding MTH938/NDUFAF3 family protein, with the protein product MTIEDYTFGSIVIDGVRYDSDLKIFPDRVISPWWRKEGHVLSLEDIEDALESRPDILIVGTGYAGCMRVPDGLRRQVADQGIILIVEDTVNAWKTCNKLSAIRKVVAALHLTC
- a CDS encoding DEAD/DEAH box helicase, producing the protein MRRESTIKSKKEKSSAAAAPKTKKLSRTHKPEDMTVEQWQVELRRQFGREQNFLMENIGDHPVFSDFAITNPATRKTYRVVIRGDRIGLNYCSCPDFSVNTLGTCKHIEFTLAMLEKDEQAVQMLRAGYVPPFSEIRLQYGARRRVLFLSGKESPRELAQLADRYFDHEGFLHDDAFIRFDAFLEEARRFDPELRCYDDALALVAEKRDAEHRRAVVHQRYLTNGGEERMNTLLKVALYPYQREGALFAAQAGRALIADDMGLGKTIQAIAAAEIMAREFGVEKALIVCPTSLKYQWKYEIEKFCDRSALVIEGLLPARRKLYQAEAFFKIINYEMLSRDLEIIMALSPDLIILDEAQRIKNWKTRTAQCAKQIQSDYAIVLTGTPLENRLEELHSIVEFVDRYKLGPLFRFLANHQITDQQTGRAVGYQNLKSIGETLAPILLRRTKKEVLQQLPERMDKNFFVPMTQKQREYHDENRDIVARIVAKWRRYKFLSEADQRRLMVALQYMRMACDNTYLIDQETCHGPKLDELLTLLQEIFEQTEAKVVIFSQWQRMNDLVAQMLNKNSIPFVYLHGGVPGAKRKDLISAFRDDSAIRAFLSTDAGGTGLNLQAASTIINMDLPWNPAVLEQRIGRVHRIGQHRPVQVVNFVSEGTIEHGMLDVLTFKKSVLAGVLDGGEDTVFMGGTRLNKFMESVEVVSQSIPETACQPPELPEPPSSALSSTSAGEEKAAEKDKQQRAAKPRADLEPLLEAGAAFLKELGTLATKSREQGKSPLASFFDTDEKTGKPCLKIPMPDPKVVEGVISALGPLFNMFSGNR